CAAATGCGGCCATATTCCCCAAATAGTCTTTGACGAAATCCACGAAAGAATGGTAGTTCAAATTGCTCAAGAGGAGCTCCCCGAGGGAGCGCATGATTAAAAAGCAGATGACGCCCGTAATCAAGTAAGCAAATAAGATGGATGGGCCGGCCAAATGAATCGATTTTCCTGCGCCCAAAAATAATCCTGTTCCGATTGCTCCACCGATCGCGATGAGTTGTACGTGTCTGTTTTTTAGACCTCTCTCCAATTTTTGATCCTGCATACGATCCACCTCTCTCTATTTTTAGTTAGTTTTCAATTTTTAGATTTTTATCAAACAGATAATCTTCATATTAACATAACTATAGCGATTTAACATATGTTTATTTATTTTTATAGAAAAAAAGCTTTTGGATATGAACGGAATAGGAACATACTGGAAGTGCTGACTCTTTTAAACATAGGCTGCACTTTTTTTGTATTTCAGAAAAAAGAATATATTGACATGAGAATGGAAATCATTTAATTTTGCGTTAGGGCAACTTTTTTATACGAATGCATATTAGTTTGTTTTGGTTAATATTATTGGTACAAGACTACATTGTTGTGTGTAGGCATATGTACATGTGGGATTTACCCGTTTCACCATCGGTTTTTGGGCGGGATCATATAACGGGCTATTATTTGGAGGGAAAAAATCATGGAATCTGCTATCGCGGTAAGGGGCTTGCATGTCTCCTACTTTGGGAACGAAGTTGTTCGGGATGTTTCTTTTGATGTTGAAGTAGGGAGCATGGTTGGAATCATCGGTCCAAACGGGGCAGGGAAGTCAACCCTGATCAAAGCGCTCTTGGAACTCATTCCGAGAGATAAGGGGAATGTGCGGATTTTTGGGAAAGAGACAAATGAATTCCGGAAGAAAATCGCCTATGTACCACAGCGGAGCATAATTGATTGGACGTTTCCGATCACCGTCATGGATACAGTGCTGATCGGGACATACCCAAGTGTTGGACTGTTTAAATTTCCGAAGAAAAAGGAAAAAGCGTGGGCGTTGGAATGCCTGAGAAAAGTAGGGCTGGAGGATTTCCGCGACAGGCAGATTGGGGAGCTCTCCGGCGGGCAGCAACAGCGTGTCTTCCTGGCAAGGGCACTTGCGCAAAAACCAGAGCTGCTGCTTCTGGACGAGCCGTTTGTGGGAATTGATGTGGCGAGCGAGGATACCATCATTCGCATTTTGAAAGAGCTGCAATTTCAGGACAAAACAATCGTCGTCGTCCATCATGACTTGTCCAAAGCATATGCGTATTTTGATCAACTCCTTTTAATGAACAAAGAATTGATCAAGTTCGGTACGGTCGATGAAGTGCTGAATCGAGAAGTCATGTCGAGAGCATATTCCTATCAACTCCCATTTCTCGAAAAGACCGAGGTGCTTGCATAATGGATTTCTTGATGGCAATTGGACAGTATGAGTTTTTGCAAAAAGCAATGTTTACATCTGTAGTGGTTGGGTTAATCTGCGGCGTCATCGGTAGCTTTATCATCTTGCGTGGAATGTCCTTGATGGGGGATGCCATCTCGCACGCTGTATTACCTGGGGTGGCACTCTCCTATGCTTTTGGGATCAATTTCTTCGTGGGCGCTGTTTTAACAGGTGTGCTCACCGCTGTTGGAATTGGCTACGTGAGCCAAAATAGCCGCATCAAGAACGACACGGCGATTGGGATTATGTTCACGTCCGCCTTTGCAATCGGAATCATCATGGTTACGATGCTGAAGAGCAGTACGGATCTCTATCACATTTTGTTCGGGAATGTATTGGCTGTGCGTTCGTCAGACATGTGGGTGACAGTCGGTATCGGGGTTATCGTCATCGTGACAGTCTACGCTTTTTTCAAAGAACTGTTACTGACTTCGTTCGATCCGACCATTGCTGCCGCCTACGGCTT
This genomic stretch from Brevibacillus brevis harbors:
- a CDS encoding metal ABC transporter ATP-binding protein yields the protein MESAIAVRGLHVSYFGNEVVRDVSFDVEVGSMVGIIGPNGAGKSTLIKALLELIPRDKGNVRIFGKETNEFRKKIAYVPQRSIIDWTFPITVMDTVLIGTYPSVGLFKFPKKKEKAWALECLRKVGLEDFRDRQIGELSGGQQQRVFLARALAQKPELLLLDEPFVGIDVASEDTIIRILKELQFQDKTIVVVHHDLSKAYAYFDQLLLMNKELIKFGTVDEVLNREVMSRAYSYQLPFLEKTEVLA
- a CDS encoding metal ABC transporter permease; translation: MDFLMAIGQYEFLQKAMFTSVVVGLICGVIGSFIILRGMSLMGDAISHAVLPGVALSYAFGINFFVGAVLTGVLTAVGIGYVSQNSRIKNDTAIGIMFTSAFAIGIIMVTMLKSSTDLYHILFGNVLAVRSSDMWVTVGIGVIVIVTVYAFFKELLLTSFDPTIAAAYGLRNNLIHYLLMTLLTMVTVASLQTVGIVLVVAMLITPAATAYLLTDRLSIMIFLAGGFGMLSSVIGLYFSFTYNLASGATIVVVATVLFFLAFLFSRKHGVVWKSIRAQQKRVELLK